From one Peromyscus maniculatus bairdii isolate BWxNUB_F1_BW_parent chromosome 17, HU_Pman_BW_mat_3.1, whole genome shotgun sequence genomic stretch:
- the Zfp42 gene encoding zinc finger protein 42 homolog, whose amino-acid sequence MKEQMKKMAETSGQKSQGEGALGRANAEREEARQDQKPRGEPLHVTYTIHDEDVFRETNPETEEDDFPDGYIECIIRGEFSEPILEEDLLFKAFENLEEAEQDLSRHILEASSLLESSLEYVTKGEKQEESEAKQEQPQQTVGANSALGCTTYMTNPELPVEKISEADLSDHKQLAGFTGEEPKGGEYCGPLLIECPQTGCKKKLKNKTALRKHMLIHGPRQHACAECGKAFTEGSKLKRHLLVHSGERPFQCTFEGCGKRFSLDFNLRTHIRIHTGEKPFVCPFDGCQRSFIQSNNLKLHTLTHAKAGKSAETKTDAP is encoded by the coding sequence ATGAAAGAGCAAATGAAGAAAATGGCAGAGACGAGTGGCCAGAAAAGCCAGGGCGAAGGAGCCCTCGGTAGAGCGAACGCGGAACGAGAGGAGGCAAGGCAAGACCAGAAGCCAAGAGGGGAACCTCTCCACGTCACATACACCATCCACGATGAAGATGTGTTCCGTGAGACAAACCCCGAGACTGAGGAAGACGACTTCCCCGACGGTTACATAGAGTGCATCATTAGAGGTGAGTTTTCTGAACCTATTTTGGAAGaggatttactttttaaagcctTCGAAAACCTGGAGGAAGCCGAACAAGACCTTTCTCGCCATATCCTTGAAGCGAGTTCGCTTCTTGAAAGTTCTTTGGAATACGTGACGAAGggggaaaaacaagaagaaagcgAGGCCAAGCAAGAGCAGCCTCAACAGACGGTTGGAGCCAACTCAGCACTGGGATGTACCACGTACATGACTAACCCGGAGCTCCCTGTTGAAAAAATATCGGAAGCTGATTTATCAGATCATAAGCAGCTTGCGGGATTTACTGGGGAGGAGCCGAAGGGTGGTGAATACTGTGGTCCCTTATTGATTGAGTGCCCTCAGACTGGTTGCAAGAAAAAGCTGAAGAATAAGACTGCCCTGAGGAAGCACATGCTTATTCACGGTCCCCGACAGCACGCGTGTGCCGAGTGCGGGAAAGCTTTTACAGAGGGCTCGAAACTAAAGCGACACCTTCTGGTTCATAGTGGAGAGAGGCCATTTCAGTGCACTTTCGAAGGGTGCGGGAAGCGCTTCTCGCTGGACTTCAACTTGCGCACCCATATCCGcatccacactggtgagaagccCTTCGTGTGCCCCTTTGACGGCTGCCAGAGGAGCTTTATTCAGTCAAACAACCTGAAACTTCACACCCTCACccatgcaaaggcagggaagagTGCCGAGACCAAGACAGACGCTCCTTAG